The Streptomyces sp. NBC_01463 DNA window ACCGGCAGCCGCAGCGCCTCCTCCAGGAGCGGAATGTCGAACCTCGCGTCGTGGGTCAGCACGCACAGCACGGTGCGCGCGTCGGTCTCCGTGCCGGCGAGGTAGCGGTGCGGCCAGTCGACGACGAGGTCGTCCGCCTCGGGGAAGCGGGCACGGGTGGCGAAGACCGGCCGGGCGTCGCACACCGTCACGTGATGGCCGAGGAACTTCCCCGCCCGCACGAGCGCCGTCGCGAAGTCCACCGCACCGAACACGATCATCCGGGGCGGCGGCACGCTCGACTCCACGAACAGGGTCAGTCCGCCCGGGCAGCTCGTCCCGTCCTCCGCGAGTTCGGCGGATCCGGTGCGCCCGGAGTCCAGGAGCGCCCGGGCCTGCGCCGCCGCCTCGCGGTCGAGGTCCGCACGCCCGTCGAGGCTCCCCTCGTACGTTCCGTCGGCCCGGACGAGCAGGGCGCGGCCGAGCAGTCCTTCGGGGCCGCGGACCACGCGGGCGAGCGCCGCCGGCTCGCCGCGGTCCGCGGCCGACAGCGCCGCCCGGACCACCGGTGCGCCGGAGCGCACCGGTGTGACGAGCACGTCGATGACGCCGCCGCAGGTGAGTCCCACGGCGAAGGCGTCCTCGTCGCTGTAGCCGAACCGCTCGCGTACCGTCCGGCCGTCCTGGAGTGCCTGGACGCAGAGCTCGTACACGGCCCCCTCCACACAGCCGCCGGAGACCGAGCCGATGACCGTGCCGTCGCCGTCGACGGCCATCGCGGCGCCGGGGCCGCGGGGTGCGCTGCCGCCGACCTCGACCACGGTGGCGACGGCGAAGTCCCGGCCCTCCTGGGACCAGCGGTGCAGGGCCGCCGCGATGTCAAGCACCGCTGGCTCCCTCCGCCCCCGGCCGGGCCTCTTCCGCCGCCAGGACGCGGTCGGGGCGGATCGGCAGCCGGCGGTGGCGTACCCCGGTCGCGTGCCACACCGCGTTGGCGATCGCCGCGGCGACGCCCACGATGCCGATCTCGCCGATGCCCTTGATCCCCACCGGGTCCTCCGGGTCGTGGTCGTCGACCCAGTCCGCCTCGACGTGCGGCACATCGGCGTGGGCGGCGACGTGATAGCCGGCCAGGTCGGCGTTGACGTAGCCGCCGGACGCCCGGTCGCGGACCGCCTCCTCGTGGAGGGCCATCGAGATGCCCCAGGTCATGCCGCCGACGAGCTGGCTGCGGGCGGTGAGCGGGTTGACGACGGTGCCCGCGGCGAAGATGCCCAGCAGCCTGCGGACGCGCACCTCGCCGGTGGTGACGTCGACCGCGGTCTCGGCGAACTGCGCCCCGTAGGAGTGCCGTTCCTTCTGGGCCATGGCGCCGATGGCGTCGGAGGTGTCGGCCCTGGTGGTGAGTCCCTCCGGCGGAACGGACCCGCCGAGCGCGAGCAGCTCCCGCAGTTCGTCCGCGGCCAGCCGCACCGCCCAGGCCCAGGAGCGCGTGCCCATGGAGCCTCCGGCGATCCAGGCCGGTCCCAGGTCGCTGTCGCCGAGGCGGACGCGGATGCGCTCCGGGTCCGTCCTCAGCGCGTCAGCGGCGACCGAGGCCATCGCGGTCCGTGCGCCGGTCCCGATGTCGGCGGCGTTGATCCGCACGGTGTACGTGCCGTCGGGCTCCGCGGTCACGGCGGCCGTGGAGGGGCCGACGCCCGCGGGGAAGGACGCCGCCGCCATTCCGGTACCCAGCAGCCAGCGCCCCTCGCGGCGCAGTCCGGGGCGCGGGTCGCGCTCCGCCCAGCCGAACCTGCGGGCCCCTTCCTCCAGGCAGGCGCGCAGATTGCGGCGGCTGAACGGCAGCCCGGAGACGGGGCCCGCCGCGGGTTCGTTGCGCGCCCGCAGCTCGACCGGGTCGATGCCGCTCCTCTCGGCCAGCTCGTCGAGGGCCGATTCCACGGCGAAGGAGCCCGGTGCCTCGCCCGGCGCACGCATCCAGGTCGGGGTCGGCACGTCGAGCCGCACCACCTGGTGCCGGGTGTGGTGCGCGTCGGCGTCGTACATGGTGCGTCCCACGTTGGCGCTCGACTCGATGAACTCGTGCACGGTCGAGGTGAGGCTCAGCGCCCGGTGGTCGAAGGCGCTCAGACGGCCGTCCGGGCCGGCGCCGAGTGTGATCCGCTGCGCCGTGGGGCTGCGGTAACCGACCAGGGAGAACATCTGGCGACGGGTCAGCACGACCCGCACGGGGCGGTGCAGCAGGGTCGTGGCCATGACGGCCGCCACCTGGTGCGGTGCCAGGCCCTTCGACCCGAAGCCGCCGCCGACGTGCTCGGAGCGCACCCGGACGGAGCCCGGATCGAGGGAGAACAGCGAGGCGAGTTCGCTCGACACCCAGAAGGTGCCCTGGTTGGAGTCGACGACGTCGAGCCGGCCGCCCTCCCAGCGGGCCGTCGCCGCGTGCGGCTCCATGGAGTTGTGGTGCTCCTCCGGGGTGGAGTACTCCTCGTCCACGACGAAGGCGGCGGCCTTCAGCCGGGCTTCCAGATCCCCCTTCTCCGTCTCCGCGTCCGAGCCGTCCGGGGTGTAGGCCCCGGCATGCCCGGCGAGGAACTCCACGTCGTGCGGTTCCTCGTCGTAGCGGACCACGAGCGCCTCGGCGGCCTCCCTGGCCTGCTCGGACGTCTCGGCGACGACCAGCGCAACGGGCCAGCCGACGAACGGCACCCGGTCGTGCTGGAAGAGCCCGACGACGGGGTTGGGGCGGCCCAGCATGCCCGTGTAGTCGGTGTCGATGCGCGGTGCGTTCCCGTGGTGCAGGACGGTGAGGACTCCGGGCATGGACCGGACGGGAGCGTCCTCCACGGACCGGATCCGGCCGCGCGCCACGGTGGAGAGGACCAGCCAGCCGTGGGCGAGCTCGGCGAAGGGGATCTCCCCCGCGTAGCGGGCGGCGCCGGTGACCTTGTCCCGGCCCTCCACGCGGGTGCGGGAGGAGCCGACGGCTCCCTGGACGGTGGTGCTGTCGGTGGTCGTGGTCATCGGGCGGCCTCCTCGGCGAGTTCGGTGAGTACGGCCACGACGAGATTGCGCATCAGCGTCACCTTGTATCCGTTGTCCGGGAGGGCCTCGGCCGCCGCCAGTTCGGCGTCGGCCGCCGCGGCGAACGCCTCCGCGCTCGCCGGTCCCCCGGTCAGGGCGCGCTCGGCCGCACGGGCCCGCCAGGGCCGGGACGCCACCGCGCCGAAGGCGAGCCGCACCTCGCGGACGGTGCCGTCCTCGACGTCGAGCGCGGCGGTGAGGGAGCCGATCGCGAAGGCGAAGGAGGCCCGCTCGCGCACCTTGCGGTACCGGGAGTGCGCGGCCACCCCGGCCGGCGGCAGGGTGACGCCGGTGATCAGGGCGCCGGGCGGCAGGGCCGTCTCGATGTGCGGGGTGTCGCCCACCGGCAGGTAGAAGTCGCCGATCGGCAACTCGCCCGGCCCGTCGGCCGTTTCGTACGAGACGACGGCGTCGAAGGCCGCGAGCGCGACCGCCATGTCGGACGGGTGGGTGGCCACGCAGTGCTCGGATGCGCCCAGGATCGCGTGATTGTGGTGCTCGCCCGCCCGGGCGGGGCAACCGCTGCCGGGGGTCCGCTTGTTGCACGGCTTCCCGAGGTCGCCGAAGTAGCCGCAGCGGGTCCGCTGGAGCAGGTTGCCGCCGACCGTGGCCATGTTCCGCAGCTGCCCGGAGGCGCCCGCCAGCACGGCCTGGGCCAGCGCCGGGTAGTGACGGCGCACATCGGCGTGCGCGGCGAGGTCGCTGTTGGTGACGGTGGCCCCGATGTGCAGCCCGCCGTCGGGGGTGAACGTGATGTCGCCGAGAGGGAGTTCCTGGACGTCGACGAGAGTCGTGGGCCGCTCCACGCCGGCCTTCATCAGGTCGACGAGATTGGTGCCGCCGCCCAGGAAGCGGGCGTCGGGGTCCTCGGCGAGCAGGGCCACCGCCCCGGAGACGTCCAGGGCGCGTTCGTATCCGAATTCCCTCATGCCACGACCTCCTCGGACTCGGCCGCGGAGGTTTCCGCCGCGCGCGCGACGGCCTGCACGATCGACACGTAGGCGCCGCAGCGGCAGAGGTTTCCGCTCATCCGCTCGCGGATCTCCTCGGCGGAGAGCGCGGGCACCCCGGCCTCCGGACGTACGTCTTCGGTCACGGCGCTCGGCCAGCCCGCGGCGTGCTCCTCGATCACCGCGAGGGCCGAACAGATCTGTCCGGGCGTGCAGTAGCCGCACTGGTAACCGTCGAGATCGAGGAAGGCCTGCTGCACGGGGTGCAGCCGGTCGCCGTCGGCGACGCCTTCGATGGTGGTGATCGCGCGCCCCTCGGCAGCGACCGCGAGCTGCAGACAGGAGACGGCCCGGCGCCCGTCGAGGAGCACCGTACAGGCGCCGCACTGCCCCTGGTCGCAGCCCTTCTTGGTGCCGGTCAGATCGAGACGCTCGCGCAGGGCGTCGAGCAGGGTGGTGCGGTGGTCGACGGGCAGGGTGTGCTTTTCGCCATTGATGTTCAGAGTGATGGCACTGGACGTCGATGGGGCCATGATCAGCCTTCTTTCGCATTGCTTATGCGCGTCGAACGAGACGATCCGGCGGAAGTACCGAGTGGGAGAGGGCCATTCCGGTGGTAGCAGGAAATGAAAGACACCGGTCGGCCACACTGGCCCGGTCTGCCGCTATGGTGGAGTGAAGCGGACAGCTGTCCGCTTTATCTGTCGAACCTAGCGGACAGCTGTCCGCTCAGCAAGACCGGCTCAGCCGTGTGTCGGAAGGAGGAGGCGTGCAGGAGGAGAAGGGCACGCCCCAACGCCCGGACGCGCAAAGGAATCGCGAGCGCATCCTGGACGTCGCGCTGGCTGAGCTCACCCGGTCCGCGGACGCCCCGGTGAGCGTCATCGCGAAGAAGGCGGGCGTGGGGCAGGGGACGTTCTACCGGAACTTCCCCAACCGCGAGGCCCTGGTCCTGGAGGTCTACCGCTACGAGATGCAGCAGGTCGCCGACACCGCGGCCCAGTTGCTCAGGACCCGCGCGCCCGACCGGGCCCTGCGGGAGTGGATGGACCGGCTGGCGCAGTACGCCATGGCCAAGGCCGGACTGGCCGACGCCCTGCGCACCACCGCCAGCAGATACGGCAGCCTGGCCCAGCTGGGCCACGACCCGGTGACCCGCGGCCTCACCCTCCTGCTGAACGCGAACGAGGAGGCGGGCACGATCCGCCCCGGGGTGACCCCCGACGACTTCGTGCTCGCCATCGCCGGACTCTGGCAGCTGGACCCGCACAGCGACTGGCAGCCCAGAGCCCGCTGGCTGCTGGACCTCGTGATGGACGGGCTCCGGGCCGGGGCACCGGGTGCGGGCGGGCCTTCGCCGCAGCCCTAGGCCTGTTGACCCGCGGGGCCTCTCACGAGGCAGCGGATCCGATCACCACCGTGCGCGCCCACGCGGGCGGTGTGTCCGGGACGTATTCGGCGTCGTCCTCGTCCCATCGCCGCCGGCCGGGCCGGTCGAACAGGCCCACCACGGTCCGGCACGGCGGCGGCGCACTGGGCCAGGGAGTCTGTCCGTCGGTGAGGGCCACGATGACGTCGGGCCGTGGCTGGGACCTCAGCGCCTTGGCGAAGCCGGCACGCAGATCCGTGCCCCCGCCGCCCAGCAGCACGATGCCCTCGGCCCGGCAGAGCGGGTGCACCACCCGGGTCGCAGCGTCGCAGGACAGCACGGTGACCAGATCCCGACGGCCGCCCACCGCACGGGAGATGGCGGCGACCTCCAGCAGGGCGGTGCCCAGTTCGGTGTCGCTGACCGATCCGGACGTGTCGACGACCACCGAGACCCGCGGCGGCCTGCGCCTGAGGCTCGGCAGTACGGCTCCGGGCACACCGGCCGAGCGGCGCGACGGCCGGCCGTACGTGTAGTCCTCCCCCGCCCCCGAGCCCGAAACCGCCGAGCGGAGCGCCGCACCGAGCAACTGCCGCCACGGCTGCGGCGGGTGGAAGGCCTCCTCCGCCCACCGCCGCCACCCCTTCGAGGCGCTCCCCGGCCGGCCGGTGATGCCCTGGGCCACCCGGAAGCGCACCGCGTCCCGCTCCTGCTCACTGAGGCCGTGGCCGCCGTCCGGCCCCAGGTCCCACTCCCGCTCCAGCCCGTCGGCGCCGCTGCCGCAGTCCAGCCAGGCCAGGTCCTGCGTACGCGGGCCGAGTCCGAACTGCCGCAGATAGTCCTCCATCAGCTCGCCCTCGGGGAGGTCCAGGGTCGCGGGCTCGACGGCTCCCTCGGGCCGGACCAGGCCGTCGCCGTACACGTCGTCGTTGATCTCGCAGTCGGCCGCGATGTTCATCCGCAGCCGCTCGGCCCGGCCGGTCAGCCCGCGCTCCCGCGCCACCCGGTCGCTGCGCCCGTGGTGGTCGCGCAGCAGGTGCGACACCTCGTGCACCCAGACGCCGGCGAGTTCCTCCACCGGTGTCCGGTCCACGAAGCCCGGCGCGACGTAGCACCGCCAGTGCCGGTCGACCGCCATCGTCGGGACCTGCCGCGACTCCACGGTGTGCAGGGCGAACAGCGCCGTCGCCAGGTAGGGCCGGGCCAGGGCCGCCTGCAGCCGGGCGGCGAAGAGCTTGTCGCGGTCCAGCATCCCCGCGCCGCCCGCGGTCACCGGCCGGCCTTGGTGGCGGCCGTGGCACGGGCCGCCGCCTGCTCGGCGCGCCGCGAGAGCAGCACGGCCCCGGAGAGCGCCTCGATCGACGCCGGTACGTCCCAGTCCCCCTGCCTGAGCGTGGCGAGTGTCGTGGCGGGGACGACGACCAGGTCCGGCGCCCCGGTCTCCAGCGCCCTGACCAGGAGGGCCCAGGCCGCGTCCCAGCGGGCCTTCTCCGGGCGTCGCCGGACCGCCGCCACCACGCCGTCGAGCACAGCCTGGCGCAGGTCCCCCCGCTCGGGCAGATCGGCGCCGGCCGGGTCGGCGAGCAGGTCCTCCGGGTCCGGAAGGTCCATCCGCTCCAGGCTCGCCAGGAGTTCCAGCCCGGGACCGTCCCCCACCGTTCCTCTGACCAGCAGGGACAGCACGTCGCGTGAGGCGTCGGCGGCGGTCGCGAAGGCGATCAGCCGCAGGGTCATCTCCCAGCTCCGCGGCGAGGGCCAGGCTCCGCCCCTGCGGGTCTCCCCGCTGGGCAGCCGGTGGACGAGCGCGGGGCGTGCGGAGAGCAGTCCGCACACCGCCCGGCGCGCGAAGCCGACGGCGTCGGCGAGGCGTTCGGGGGCGAGCCGGGGCAGGGTCGCACGGGGCCAGGTGCCGCCGAGGCCACGGACGACGACCTCGTGGTCGTGGACCCACTGGAGGTGGACGAACCGGTTGGCCAGCGGCGGGCTCAGCTCCCAGCCGTCGGCCGCCGAGGAGCGCGGGTTGGCGGCGGCCACGATCCTTACCCCCGGCGGAAGTCGGAGCGCGCCGATGCGCCGCTCCAGGACGAGGCGGAGCAGGGCGGCCTGGACGGCGGGCGGCGCGGTGGAGAGCTCGTCGAGGAACAGCAGTCCGCGGCCGGCCCGCACCAGGCGCACCGCCCAGTCCGGCGGGGCCATCGGGACACCCTGTTCCGCCGGGTCGTCGCCCACGATGGGCAGCCCCGAGAAGTCGGACGGTTCGTGGACGCTGGCGATGACCGTGGTCAGCGGGAGGTCCAGGGAGTCCGCGAGCTGGGTGAGGGCGGCGCTCTTGCCGATGCCCGGCTCTCCCCACAGGAGTACGGGCAGGTCGGCGGCGACGGCCAGGGTCAGGGCCTCCAGCTGGGTGTCGGGGCGCGGTTCGGTGGTGGTGTCGCTCAGGAGGGCCACCAGCTCGCCCGCGACGTCCAGTTGGGAGGCGGCGGCCCGGTCGTGGGCGGGGCGGGTGGGCGCGGACAGGGTGCGTGTGGGCATGGCGATCACCTTGGGGTCTCGGTACGGAAGGGATGCGGCGTCGATCGCGGGGGACGAAGGCCCTCGGTTCAGCGGAAGGTTGCGTGGCGGGGAAGCCGGTACGGGTGCCGGTCCCGGGAGCGCGGGTGTTCCGGGCGGGCGCTGCCCGGACCGTGTCCCATCAGGTCCGCGCGGAACAGGCCGTAGTCGATCCGCCGCTGGGCGGCGGTCTCCAGTTCGTCCCGCAGGGCTCCGCTGCGCAGTACGGCGCCGGGGCCCAGCAGCCCTTCGACGACGGCCAGCGCACCGGTGATGTCGCCGTGGTCCAGGCGCTCCCGGACGCCGTCGAGGCATTCCGGGCGGCGGTGGGCCGCGTCGATGGCCTGGAGACACGGCATCGGCGTGCCCGTCAGGGCGGCCAGGAGTTCCTCGCGCCGGACCTCGGCGGGGTCGTGGTCGAGGGGCACCAGCACCCCGTCGACCAGGCCGATGCGGTGCCGCGCGCCCCGGCACTCCACCGGGCGCGGCTGCCCGGCACCGTCCGGGACCGGTGACGGCCGTACCGGTACGTGATCCGGGACGAGCGCCGAGGCGACCAGCGGGTGCAGCCGGCCGGCGTCGACGGCGCCGGTGCGGATGAGCTCCAGGTCGGGCAGGGCCCAGGTCGCCGCGTCGGGCAGGACCGGTGGCGCGGTGCCGGCTCCCGCCGCGGGCGCCGGCGTGAGGCGCAGGACGGGCGCGCCGGCTCCGTCGTCGTCCGCGTCGAGGCTCAGGAGCAGGCGGTGGCGGCCCCCGAACCGTACGAGGAAGGTCCCCGCGGTCGCGGACCCGCCCTCGGCGCGCAGGAGCAGGGCGGCCTCGTCCGCCCAGCGGCCGACGGCGCAGCGCCGGCCCCGCGGCACCATGTCCCGTACGGTACGGTCCGGTTCGGGCTCGCCGCCGTCGGCCGGCCGGTCGGCCCCGGACCGGCCGCGCAGTTCACCGGTCCTGCGCGCGTCCCAGAGGTGACGGTGCAGGTCGAGGCGGAACCGCCGGCTGGGGTGGGGGTGCGGGTGGCGGCGGGCGCCGGCCTCGGTACGGGAACCGTCCCACAGCGCGAGGCTGATCCGCTGTCCGGCGTCCGCCCAGGCCGGCGGTGTCCGGACCACGAGGTGCACGGGTGCGCGGCCACCCGGTTCCTCGGAGTCGTACCGGGCCAGCGCGATCGTCAGCCCCGGGCGCAACAGCCCGTGCGGGGCGATCCTCGGCAGGTGCCAGCGGAGCAGGTCCGGCACCAGGTGGCGCAGGTCGGTCCGGACCCGGGTGGCGAGTTCGCTGCCGTGGGTGCGTGCCAGGGAGCGTGGCTTCAGGTCGACGTCGATGCCCGCGGCGGCGCAGGCCCCGGACCAGTCCCCGGCGTGGCGGCGGGCGGTCGCGGTCTCGATCATGGAGGGCGGCACGGCGAACTCGCGCACGCGCAGCCAGAAGGACAGGAAGGGATCCCGATTCGCGTTCGCGATGAGCATCAGCACTCACCTTGCGCGGACGGGTCCCCCAATCTGAGAGCAGTGTGTGTCGTCATCGCGGGCAGCGTAGCGCGCCGCGTCCGTGCCCGCCACGCCTTTTCCGCGACACTGCCCGGGCCGGCGCATAGGGTGCCGGGATGATCGGGATCCCGGAGGTGTTCACGCGCGGCACCCTTGCGCGCGAGGGTGCGGCAGGAGCGGCCTGGATCGCCGGACTGCCGCTGCTGGTGGACGAGTTGCTCGAACGCTGGGAGTGCGTTCCGGACGGCGAGGTCGTGCACGGAGGGGTCGGCGTCATCGTGCCGGTCCGTCGGCGGGGCGCGGCGGACGCGGTGCTGAAGGTGTCCTTCCCGCACCCCGGCAACGTCCACGAACCGGATGCGTTCGTCGCGTGGGAGGGGCGCGGAGCGGTCCGGCTGTACGAGCGTGACGACGGGCGTTTCGCGATGCTGCTGGAGCGTGTGGGGATGTCGGACCTCGGGGAGGTCGCGGACAACGACGAAGTCGTGCGGGTGGCGGGCCGCCTCAGTCACCGGCTGGCCGTACCGGCTCCGCCGGGGCTGCCCCGGCTGCGGGAGCAGGCCGGGGCCTGGGAGGAGCAACTGCGCACGGATGCCCGGGAGCTGCCCCATCGGCTGTCGCGCCGGGCGGTGGACGCCGCCGTGGCCACGGTCCGCGAACTGGGCTCCACCCAGCCGGACGTGATCGTCCACGGCGACCTCCACGCCAGGAACATCCTGCGCGCCGACCGCGAGCCGTGGCTGGCCGTCGACCCGAAGGGCTACGCGGGCGACCCGGCGTACGACGGCGGCACCCTCCTCAAGACGCGGGCGCTCGCGCTCCGGGGCGCGGGCGACCTGCGCACGGCTGCCGGCCGCACGCTGGACATCTTCGCCGAGGCGGCGGAGCTCGACCGTGAGCGCACCCGCCGCTGGGCGCAGCTCCATGCGGTGCAGGGCGCGTTCTGGGGCCGGCGGCACGGATACCGCAGGGCTCGCAGCGGCCCCGGGCGGGACGGTCTCACCGTCCTCATCGAGTCGCTCGCCGAGGTGCTCACGGACCCCGCCTGAACGCCCGCCGGGGGCAAACCCCCCGCCTCAACGCCTCCGCCACTCCTCGGCCAGCAGCTGGTAGGAGCGCACCCGGTCGGCGTGGCCGTGCGTGATGGTGGTGATCAGCAACTCGTCGGCGCCCGTGGCCTCCTGGAGGCGTTCGAGCTCGTCGGCGACGCGTCCGGGCGATCCGACGAACTGGGTGTCGACGCGGTCGGCGACCAGTTCCCGGTCCGCGTCGCTCCACGGAAGGGCGCGGGCCTCCTCCGGGGTGGGGTACGCGATGGCCCCCTCGGCCGTGCGGATGGAGCGGACCCAGGGGCCGTACCCCGTGGCCAGCTCGCGGGCGGTCGCGTCGTCCTCGGCGACGACGACGTCCGCGGAGACGCTGACGTACGGCTTGTCGAGCTCGTCGGAGGGCCGGAACGCCGCACGGTAACCCTCGGCCGCCTCCAGCACGGTGGCCGGGCTGACGTGGTAGTTCGCGGCGAAGCGCAGACCGTTGCGGCCGGCCACGTCCGCGCTCTGTCCGCCGCTGCTGCCCAGGATCCACACCTGGAGGTCGGCGCCCTCGCCGGGGACGGCGTGTGCCTCGATGCCGTCGTCCGAACGGTACGTGCCGTGCAGCAGCGCGAGGATGTCGTCGATCTGTTCGCCGTAGTCCTGTGCCCGGGCGCCCGGCTGGTGCAGGAGCCGTTGCTGGAGCGCTGTCCGGGGTGAGCCCAGCAGGTGTTCGAAGGAGAAGCGGGGCGGGATGCGCAGCCCGTTCGGGGTGCGTCCGTCGGTGACCGGGATCGTGGTCGGCGCGGGCCCGTCCTTGCGCTCCGGCGGACGTCCGCCGGAGCGGCCGAGGCCCAGGTCGAGGCGCCCCGGGTGCAGGGCGTCGATGAGGCCGAACTCCTCGACCGTGGACAGGGCGGTGCGGTGCCCCAGCTGCACGGCTCCGGAGCCGATCCTGATCGTCGAGGTCGCCGAGGCGGTCAGGGCCAGGACGACGGCGGGCGAGGTGCCGGCCACGCCGGGGTTGAGGTGGTGCTCGGCGAACCAGTAGCGGGCGTAGCCGAACTCCTCGGTCCGGCGGGCCAGGTCGAGGGTGTTGTGCAGCGCGTCGCCGGCCGTGGCGCCGGAGGGAACCGGTATGAGGTCGAGGACGCCGAGAGGGATGCGGGACATGACCGGGGTGCTCCTCAGCGGTTGGTCGGGACGGGGACGGGCCCGGCGAGCACGGGGGCCCAGTCGAACGGCGGGTCGGGGATCTCGCGTCGCAGGACCGGGGCGACCTCGGACTGGAAGAGCGCGAGGGAGCCCCGGTGCTGGGCATCCGTCAGTCCGCCGGCGTCCGCGTTCAGGTGCAGGACGGTGTGGCCGAACTGCTCGTGGTAGCGGTGCACCTTCTCGATGATCTGCTGGGGGCTGCCGATCAGGGCCGAGCTGCGCTCGACGAAGTCCTCCAGGTTCGGGAACACCGGCTCGGCCCCCAGCCGCTTCTGGAAGGCGAGATAGCCCTCGAACACCGGCCGGTAGGCGGCGACGGCCTCCTGCGAGGTCCGGGCCACGTGGACGCCGGCCGTTCCGGCACCGACGGCCGCCAGCGCCGGATCGTGGCCGTAGTGCTCCCACCGCTCCCGGTAGTGCCGGATCAGTTCGGCGTACGGCTCGATCGCGTGGGTGACGTTAGCGGAGAACAGCGGGTCGCCGTAGCGCGCGGCGAGGTCGACCGACTCCCGGCTGGTGGCGCTGCCGTGCCAGACGCGGACGGGCTGCTGGAGCGGCCGCGGCCACACCTCCGCGTCCGTGAGCTCCGGCCGGAAGCGCGGCTGCGCGCTCACCTTGTCCTGGCGCCACAGCCGGCGGAACAGTTCGTAGCCCTCGGCGTTGCGGTCCCACTGGTCCTCGGGGGTGACGTGGAACAGCTCGCGCTGCGCCGTCCCGTTGCCCTTGCCGATGATGAGGTCGAGGCGGCCGCCGGAGAGATGGTCGAGCGTGGCGTAGTCCTCGTGGGCACGCACCGGGTCGAGCAGGCTGAGCGTGGTGACGGCGGTGAACAGCCGGATGCGCGAGGTGAGTGCGGCGATGTGGCTGAGCACGACCGGCGGCGAGGACGAGATGAACGGCCGCTCGTGCCGTTCGCCGACGCCGAAGCCGTCGAATCCGAGCTCCTCGGCCAGCAGCGCGTTGTCGATCACCTCCCGGAAGCGTTCGTTCGTGGACTTCTGGACACCGGTCACCGGGTCCGGAGCGTGGACGATGAGCGTGATGGCCAGGAACTTCATGACGCCACCCGCCCGGACGCCGCGTCGTCGGGGTGGGCCAGGCCGAGGTGGTCGCGCAGCGTCGTGCCCTCGTACTCCGTACGGAACACACCCCGCTCCTGGAGGAGCGGGACGACGGTGTCGGCGAAGACGTCCAGACCGCCGGGGGTGATGTGCGGGGCGAGGATCAGGCCGTCGGCGGCGTCCGCCTGGACGAAGTCGTTGATGGCGGCGGCGACGGTGGCGGCGGAGCCGACGAAGGACTGGCGGCTGCCGGTCTCGATGACCAGGTCGCGGATCGACCAGTTCTTCGCGGCCGCGAGCTCCCGCCACTCCCGGGCGGTGGCCAGCGGGTCGCGGTACATCCGGACCTGGGCCCGGCCGCGGGCGATGGTGTGTTCGCCCGGGTCCGGGTCGATGTCCGGCAGCGGACCCTCCGGGTCGTACGCGGACAGGTCACGGTTCCAGACGAACTCCAGGTGCTTGATCGCGGTGGCGCCGCTGACCTGCTGCCGGCGTACCTCGCGGGCGTGCTCCTGCGCCTCGGCGTCCGTGTCGCCGAGGACGAAGGTGGCGGCGGGCAGGATCAGCAGCTGGTCGTGGGTGCGGCCGTGGCGGGCGAGGCGGCCCTTGACGTCCGCGTAGAACGCCTGCCCCTCCTTCAGGGTGCTGTACCGGCTGAAGATCGCGTCGGCGCCCGCCGCCGCGAACTCGCGGCCGTCCTCGGAGTCGCCGGCCTGGAAGATCACCGGGCGGCCCTGGGGGCTGCGGGGCACGTTGAACTGCCCCTCGATGTCGAAGTGCTGCCCCTTGTGCGCGAACGACCCGGCCCGCGCGTCCCGCAGGAACGTGCCGGTCCCCGGGTCGGCGGCGATCTCGTCGCCGCGCCAGGAGTCGAACAGCTCGTTGGC harbors:
- a CDS encoding VWA-like domain-containing protein, with product MLDRDKLFAARLQAALARPYLATALFALHTVESRQVPTMAVDRHWRCYVAPGFVDRTPVEELAGVWVHEVSHLLRDHHGRSDRVARERGLTGRAERLRMNIAADCEINDDVYGDGLVRPEGAVEPATLDLPEGELMEDYLRQFGLGPRTQDLAWLDCGSGADGLEREWDLGPDGGHGLSEQERDAVRFRVAQGITGRPGSASKGWRRWAEEAFHPPQPWRQLLGAALRSAVSGSGAGEDYTYGRPSRRSAGVPGAVLPSLRRRPPRVSVVVDTSGSVSDTELGTALLEVAAISRAVGGRRDLVTVLSCDAATRVVHPLCRAEGIVLLGGGGTDLRAGFAKALRSQPRPDVIVALTDGQTPWPSAPPPCRTVVGLFDRPGRRRWDEDDAEYVPDTPPAWARTVVIGSAAS
- a CDS encoding MoxR family ATPase, encoding MPTRTLSAPTRPAHDRAAASQLDVAGELVALLSDTTTEPRPDTQLEALTLAVAADLPVLLWGEPGIGKSAALTQLADSLDLPLTTVIASVHEPSDFSGLPIVGDDPAEQGVPMAPPDWAVRLVRAGRGLLFLDELSTAPPAVQAALLRLVLERRIGALRLPPGVRIVAAANPRSSAADGWELSPPLANRFVHLQWVHDHEVVVRGLGGTWPRATLPRLAPERLADAVGFARRAVCGLLSARPALVHRLPSGETRRGGAWPSPRSWEMTLRLIAFATAADASRDVLSLLVRGTVGDGPGLELLASLERMDLPDPEDLLADPAGADLPERGDLRQAVLDGVVAAVRRRPEKARWDAAWALLVRALETGAPDLVVVPATTLATLRQGDWDVPASIEALSGAVLLSRRAEQAAARATAATKAGR
- a CDS encoding aminoglycoside phosphotransferase family protein translates to MIGIPEVFTRGTLAREGAAGAAWIAGLPLLVDELLERWECVPDGEVVHGGVGVIVPVRRRGAADAVLKVSFPHPGNVHEPDAFVAWEGRGAVRLYERDDGRFAMLLERVGMSDLGEVADNDEVVRVAGRLSHRLAVPAPPGLPRLREQAGAWEEQLRTDARELPHRLSRRAVDAAVATVRELGSTQPDVIVHGDLHARNILRADREPWLAVDPKGYAGDPAYDGGTLLKTRALALRGAGDLRTAAGRTLDIFAEAAELDRERTRRWAQLHAVQGAFWGRRHGYRRARSGPGRDGLTVLIESLAEVLTDPA
- a CDS encoding LLM class flavin-dependent oxidoreductase produces the protein MSRIPLGVLDLIPVPSGATAGDALHNTLDLARRTEEFGYARYWFAEHHLNPGVAGTSPAVVLALTASATSTIRIGSGAVQLGHRTALSTVEEFGLIDALHPGRLDLGLGRSGGRPPERKDGPAPTTIPVTDGRTPNGLRIPPRFSFEHLLGSPRTALQQRLLHQPGARAQDYGEQIDDILALLHGTYRSDDGIEAHAVPGEGADLQVWILGSSGGQSADVAGRNGLRFAANYHVSPATVLEAAEGYRAAFRPSDELDKPYVSVSADVVVAEDDATARELATGYGPWVRSIRTAEGAIAYPTPEEARALPWSDADRELVADRVDTQFVGSPGRVADELERLQEATGADELLITTITHGHADRVRSYQLLAEEWRRR
- a CDS encoding LLM class flavin-dependent oxidoreductase; protein product: MKFLAITLIVHAPDPVTGVQKSTNERFREVIDNALLAEELGFDGFGVGERHERPFISSSPPVVLSHIAALTSRIRLFTAVTTLSLLDPVRAHEDYATLDHLSGGRLDLIIGKGNGTAQRELFHVTPEDQWDRNAEGYELFRRLWRQDKVSAQPRFRPELTDAEVWPRPLQQPVRVWHGSATSRESVDLAARYGDPLFSANVTHAIEPYAELIRHYRERWEHYGHDPALAAVGAGTAGVHVARTSQEAVAAYRPVFEGYLAFQKRLGAEPVFPNLEDFVERSSALIGSPQQIIEKVHRYHEQFGHTVLHLNADAGGLTDAQHRGSLALFQSEVAPVLRREIPDPPFDWAPVLAGPVPVPTNR